CACGATCTTCCCGGAGGCGTTTGCGAACGACAGCCGCGACCACGCGGAACTGGTGGACCGCTATGTCAAGATCTATCCGTTGCTGCGGAAACGGTTCGGCAAGAACGGCCGGGGCACCTACTTCGGCCGGCTGATCCAGTACCCGACGGGCAAGGAGCCGTTTGATCAGATCGGTGCGGTGATCGACCGGATTCTGATCGAGCGCAACGGCGGCAATCCCAAGCACGCCCGGTATGAGGCGACCGTGTCCGTTGCTGAGGACGCGACTAGCGTGCCGATCTACGTTCCGGGCAGGGACAACAGCCCGATGGCGTTTCCCTGCCTGAGCCACTGCTCATTCCAGACCGATCCTGACGGGCTGGTCCATCTGCTCGCCACCTACCGTAGCCAGTACTTGGTCCAGCGCGGCTACGGTAACTACCTCGGGCTCGGCCGGCTCCTCGCGCACGTTGCCCGGCAGACCGGCTTGCGGGTGGGGCATCTGACCGTGGTGGCGGGCGTGGCGCATCTGGAGCCGCCGATCCTGCCGGTGCGGGCGATGCTAGGCCGGTTCGCTGATCTGATGACGCCGTAGAGGCTGCCCGGCCAGCTCAGTATGGCTGGGTGGGTTGAGCGGCCAGGATGGTGGTGACGGCCGGGTTGTCCAGCGCGGCGAGGCATTCGTCGGCGTAGGCGGAGAACCCGGTCAGGGTGGCAGCCAGCCGCGGGTCGCTCAGGTCGATGTGGCTGCTGTCGACGTGCAAGTCCCGGTGGATACGCGCGCCGAGCCGGTCGAGGGCGGTCGCCAGGACGGTAACCGCGTCGGCGTACGCGGTGTCGGTGCTGGTCGGCGGGTGTGAAGACATCGGGTTCTCCTGGTGCTGGTCGGGCGAAGGTGTGATCATGCCGGATTCGGTGGTGCCGCGGCGAGCCGGTCGTTGATGGCCCACTTCGGGGGAAACCACGCCGTGACTGGTGCGGTGTCCTGCCGGAAATGCTGCTTGATCTGGGTGCGGCCGCTGATCCCGGCGATGTCGGGGTGGGCCAGCCGGGCGTACTTGTCGACCTCGCAGAACAGGTTCTGGCAGTCGATCAGGTGCAGACGACGTCCCCCCAAGGTGGGAAACGACAGATTCAGGCGCGCGAAATGCTCTTCCTGGGTGTCGGTCACGTAGCGGATGATGTCGGTCTCGATCCCGTGGGCTTGGGGGCCGAAGCACTTGCGGATGCCGTCACGGGCGCCGGGGCCGGCGACGACGTATTCCATCTCGTCGAAGGCGAGTTCGGCGGTGTAGTTCAGGTCGATGGCGAACTGGTAGGCGAGGAAGTTGCCCAAGGTCGGGAACGTGCGCAG
This window of the Actinoplanes oblitus genome carries:
- a CDS encoding thymidylate synthase family protein; its protein translation is MNLISVQVADVSSAWLSAARRLHDEPRRKAIHTVVQIVDPVAENPAVREAMDLLLAEQDLQCVETVANTIFPEAFANDSRDHAELVDRYVKIYPLLRKRFGKNGRGTYFGRLIQYPTGKEPFDQIGAVIDRILIERNGGNPKHARYEATVSVAEDATSVPIYVPGRDNSPMAFPCLSHCSFQTDPDGLVHLLATYRSQYLVQRGYGNYLGLGRLLAHVARQTGLRVGHLTVVAGVAHLEPPILPVRAMLGRFADLMTP